The Candidatus Eremiobacterota bacterium genome contains the following window.
GTCGGGCGCTGGGCGACGGCGCAGACCGGAACGTCGCCGAGCCGCGCACGGATGCGGCGAATCAGCGCCGCGCACGGCTCCGCGTGCCCGTCGGCGTCGATCACCACGACATCGTACGGCGCGCGCGGCAGCTCGTCGATGCTGCGGGCAACCGCAACGAGATCGAGATGAAGCCCGGCGACGATCGTACGCCAGGCGTTGCGAAAGACCATCTGCGGCTCGACGACGCAGACCCGGTATCCCGGATGCTCCTGATCCATGTTCACCTCCGTGTGACGGGCTCGGCACCACGTCCGTGTGGTGCGGGGGCGCTCAGGTAATCGCTTGTTTACCCGGATCAGGCGGCTTCCACGCGCTGATCCCAAACCGAGCCGCCGTCGAGGACGACCCGCAGGTCGTGGACCATCTCGAGGTCGGTCGCGTCCTTCGAGACGACGGCGGCGGCGCCGTAGGCCCGGCACCGGTCGAGCCGGCCGCGCCCGCGCTCCGAGGTCAGCACCACCGGGCGGATCGCCGGGGCCTCCGCCTGCAGGACGTCGAGCACGTCGAGGACGTCGTAGGCGGTGAAGTCCAGGTCGAGCAGGACGGCGTCGGGCGCCGCCGCGATGATCTCGTCGAGGTCCAGCTGCGCCGCCGAGCCGGCCACACGAGCACCCGCTAGGCTGACCAAGCGTTCCAGCTCCGGCTCGAAGAGGGATTGCGGTTCGACGATGTAGACGCTAGCCATCGGTTTCTCGGGAGACTGTACCCGAACGCACGGAGCGGCTCTCCAGACTGAGGTCACACTCTCATTGAGCCGAACCGCTCTGTCGTTCGACCAGCCGGCCGCGCTCGAGCCGCACGACCGGCGCCGCGAAGGCGGCGACGTCCGACTCGTCGTGGGTGACCAGGACGACCGGGACGTCCAGGGCGGCCAGCGTCGTCCGGACCTCGTCGCGGACGCGGAGCCGCGTCGTCTCGTCGAGGGCGGCGAACGGCTCGTCTAGCAGCAGCGCCCGCGGCGTCCAGGCGAGCGCGCGAGCCAGCGCGACCCGCTGGCGCTCGCCGCCCGAGAGCGCCCCCGGCCGGGCCCGGCCGAACGCCCCGAGCCCGAGCCGCTCGAGCCAGCTCTGCGCGGTGGCACGGCGACGCTCGCGCGGCACGCCGCGTGCCGCCAGCCCGAAGGCGACGTTGTCCAGGACGCTGAGATGCGGGAAGAGCGCGTAGTCTTGAAAGACGTAGGCGACCT
Protein-coding sequences here:
- a CDS encoding response regulator transcription factor, translated to MASVYIVEPQSLFEPELERLVSLAGARVAGSAAQLDLDEIIAAAPDAVLLDLDFTAYDVLDVLDVLQAEAPAIRPVVLTSERGRGRLDRCRAYGAAAVVSKDATDLEMVHDLRVVLDGGSVWDQRVEAA
- a CDS encoding ATP-binding cassette domain-containing protein, whose amino-acid sequence is MIELAARKQLREFALEVELRFERGVTVLAGPSGAGKSTLLRIVAGLVRPDAGRVALDGWVLHEGGLDVPAFRREVAYVFQDYALFPHLSVLDNVAFGLAARGVPRERRRATAQSWLERLGLGAFGRARPGALSGGERQRVALARALAWTPRALLLDEPFAALDETTRLRVRDEVRTTLAALDVPVVLVTHDESDVAAFAAPVVRLERGRLVERQSGSAQ